The following proteins are encoded in a genomic region of Thalassophryne amazonica chromosome 5, fThaAma1.1, whole genome shotgun sequence:
- the LOC117509882 gene encoding natterin-2-like, which produces MNPSVLLVTLLLLSWTSAEKDLKVRVVRSTNDETNLHWVEYKGSVPDGAVSIRNTYVSPARTEYVCKCLCQAGYFSTKDSKCHYPYGGAERICSVSFYILENRDNFELLEWKDGYGGSVPANAVSTCETNKIYVGKSAYGLGKIDPPNRCLYYGWKGAETWTKTYQALTVNKDVNEQTMKDVKYQTEGVSVIVGKPEVMRRSTANNQHCLEVTKTVTLTKEIMTEDRWDVINSVTFGVTTTVTAGIPLVASATLEIGMEATKEFAKGTSQTETQSYMVSVAVPVPPKQSCTVSMVAQVNKADVPFTATLIRTYRSGKKTQTTTKGVYRTTQVAETHADIEQCKIIGDLKDCQKASNAKSTPPPKLKLKKPAKAAGK; this is translated from the exons ATGAATCCGTCAGTGCTGCTCGTGACTCTGCTGCTTCTGTCCTGGACCAGTGCAGAGAAAG ATCTTAAAGTAAGGGTGGTTCGATCCACCAACGATGAGACCAACCTACACTGGGTGGAATATAAAGGATCTGTGCCTGATGGAGCTGTTTCGATTCGAAACACTTATGTGAGTCCAGCTCGCACAGAGTATGTCTGCAAATGTCTTTGCCAAGCTGGTTACTTCAGCACCAAGGATTCAAAGTGCCACTACCCCTATGGTGGAGCAGAACGTATTTGCAGTGTCTCCTTCTATATCCTGGAAAACAGAGATAACTTTGAGCTTCTGGAGTGGAAGGACGGTTACGGTGGTTCAGTGCCAGCCAACGCAGTCAGTACATGCGAAACAAATAAGATATATGTAGGGAAGAGTGCGTACGGTCTCGGGAAAATAGATCCTCCTAACCGCTGCTTATATTATGGTTGGAAGGGTGCAGAGACCTGGACCAAGACGTACCAGGCTCTGACTGTGAATAAAGACGTTAATGAACAGACCATGAAAGATGTGAAATACCAGACTGAAGGGGTTTCTGTTATTGTGGGTAAACCAGAAGTCATGCGCAGATCTACCGCTAACAACCAGCACTGTCTCGAAGTTACAAAAACAGTTACCCTCACCAAAGAAATTATGACAGAGGACAGGTGGGATGTCATTAATTCAGTCACATTTGGTGTCACAACTACTGTCACAGCTGGGATTCCTCTTGTTGCCTCTGCAACACTTGAGATTGGCATGGAGGCAACGAAGGAGTTTGCTAAGGGAACCAGTCAGACTGAGACTCAGTCGTACATGGTTTCTGTGGCAGTGCCAGTTCCACCAAAACAGTCCTGTACTGTCAGTATGGTTGCACAGGTAAACAAAGCAGACGTCCCTTTCACAGCAACCTTGATCCGCACCTACCGCAGTGGCAAGAAAACTCAGACAACGACCAAAGGGGTCTATAGGACGACCCAGGTAGCAGAAACCCATGCTGACATAGAACAATGTAAGATCATAGGTGACTTGAAAGATTGTCAAAAGGCCTCAAATGCCAAAAGCACACCTCCCCCAAAGTTAAAATTAAAAAAGCCTGCTAAAGCAGCtggaaaataa